In the genome of Terriglobales bacterium, the window ACGCCAAGAGCGGCAAGGGTACCGGCTTCAAGTTCACCGAATATAACGGCGAGGCCCTGCTCGCTACCCTGCGCGCCGCCCTGGCCGCCTACCAGGACAAGTCTTCCTGGCAGACGCTCATGCGCAACGGCATGGCCAAGGACTTCTCCTGGACTGCGAGCGCCAAAGAGTACGTCCGCGTCTACGAGAAAGCCCGGCAGTTGCGCGCGTCGTAGCGCCGCCCCAAATCACGCCTTCGCCCGCCGCGCTTTGAAGAAGTAAAACACCGGCACGCCCGCCAAGATCAGCAGCACCCCCGCCGCCGAGTTCCGCAGGTCGGCGGTAAAGGTGTAATAGAGCAGCACCGCCGAGGCGGCCACGAACAGCGCCGGCACTACCGGATATCCCCAGGTTTTGAACGGCCGCGGCGCGTCCGGCTCTCTAACGCGGAAAACGAACACCGTGCTGGCCGCGATCATGTAGAAGAGCCACTCGGCGAAGATGGTCAGCGAGAACAGTTCGCGGAACGAGCCCGCGAACAGCAACAGCAGCACCGCCATCCCCGCCTGCACCACGATGGCCGTCGAGGGCGTATGAAACTTGGGATGCGCCTCCGCCAGCGCGGAGAAGAAGTAGCCGTCGCGGGCCACGGCGAAGGGCACGCGCGCCCCACTCATAGCCGTCCCGTTCAGGGTGACGAGCATGGAAAGCGCCATCCCGGCCGAGACCGCCATCGCTCCCCAGGCTCCCACCGCCAGCCTCGTCGCCTCCACCGCCGGGCGCTCCGAACCGGCGATGCCCGCCGCCGGCATCATGTACGCGACCGCCGCGTTGTTCAGGATGTAGAGCCCCGCGATCACCGCCATTCCAAGGATCAGCGCGATGGGGATGCTGCGCTCCGGCCGCCGCACCTCGCCCGCCACCATGTTGAGGTCGTTCCAGCCGTCGTAGGCCCAGAGCGCCGCCACCAGCGCCATCATGAAGCCGGCCATCCCGCCCTTGGCGCCGGCGAAGGCCGTACCGAAGTTCGCCCACGAGCCCGCGCTCGAAGTGAACGCCACCACCACGATGCCCGCGATCATGGCCACCTTCAGCACCGTAAACACCACCTGGAAGTTGCCCGCCTTGCGC includes:
- a CDS encoding amino acid permease; this encodes MPERSKHPTDLVRDLGPSHATALVVGTAIGSGIFLVPAEMMQAVGTAKLALLVWIVGGLLSFFGALTYAELGAMKPQTSGEYVYIRDAYGPLLGFLYSWTWFLIAKPGSIATITIGMVRVLGTFPQLSFLSEPVMIRPMVVSYGQLVAIGATLFISLLNYLGVRKAGNFQVVFTVLKVAMIAGIVVVAFTSSAGSWANFGTAFAGAKGGMAGFMMALVAALWAYDGWNDLNMVAGEVRRPERSIPIALILGMAVIAGLYILNNAAVAYMMPAAGIAGSERPAVEATRLAVGAWGAMAVSAGMALSMLVTLNGTAMSGARVPFAVARDGYFFSALAEAHPKFHTPSTAIVVQAGMAVLLLLFAGSFRELFSLTIFAEWLFYMIAASTVFVFRVREPDAPRPFKTWGYPVVPALFVAASAVLLYYTFTADLRNSAAGVLLILAGVPVFYFFKARRAKA